Proteins encoded by one window of Haematobia irritans isolate KBUSLIRL chromosome 2, ASM5000362v1, whole genome shotgun sequence:
- the LOC142223953 gene encoding arylphorin subunit C223-like encodes MKITIVLLAIIGLVAAEHYPIKETKYADKDFLAKQKFLFEIVYRVEDPLFFEEYIKLGKSFVYHKEDYNLPESHNDFMEKYYKAYKYGVTLPKGEFFAATVEPHLEQLSGLFDFFYYAKTWEIFQRNVCWARLHANEALFVHALTLAVMHRPDFEYFTLPAIYEIFPQYFFNSKFIYEAEKFDYDVWSKYIMYEKEYKDVIYADYAKYFNQYYNYEYFYTKDWKVWQWWKLMGLGDHWYSEDHFIMRDNMHDLAKDSKYFEMMKEVKKFWMPVDYSRDLYFFNKESELSYFTEDVEFNAYWYYFNLDYFPFLKGDHFNMAKDRRGEYFFFNLRGILARYYMERLSHGFGEIPEFSFFSEIEYGYDPQLIHYNGVGFSYRKNYFEYETYGNFDYMYKAFDFFQRMENIITEGYYTTAEGHKIYLHEPKAVEYIGNMIHGNIDTYDKYFFTFWYSYAHMYFGEVYEDFDQIIPHVFLNYETMMRDPLFYQFYKKVTDIFFQFYEYVDSYTKKDLLFPGVEIEKVVVSDLVTYFDLVDFDVTNLLNDKPVFVDGEFVWDQSLFGRQMRLNHKDFDIEFTIKSDKDQKVVVRTFYGPKYDEFGHIIPLTENRENFVEIDEFFYELKSGVNTFKRSSKDFYYTTDDRSTYTEMYKYVMLAYEGKYDYPLTYDESFCAYPNRLLLPRGWKKGMPMQFFFFVYPFNATYEPSHEFDFTYHCGSQRGMHHIDDMPFGYPFDRKIDEFEFFVPNMFFKDVMIYHKDTFEKYYDYKYEKFGSFDYSYFYKY; translated from the exons ATGAAAATCACGATTGTGTTATTGGCCATTATTGGCCTAGTAGCTGCTGAACATTATCCCATAAAGGAGACGAAATATGCTGATAAGGATTTTTTGGCTAAACAAAAGTTCCTCTTCGAGATTGTTTATCGTGTAGAGGATCCTTTGTTCTTCGAGGAATATATTAAATTGGGAAAATCTTTTGTCTATCACAAGGAGGATTACAAT TTACCCGAATCACACAATGATTTTATGGAGAAATACTATAAGGCCTATAAATACGGTGTGACCTTGCCCAAGGGTGAATTCTTTGCGGCTACCGTAGAACCTCATCTGGAGCAATTGTCTGGCTTATTTGATTTCTTCTATTATGCCAAGACATGGGAGATTTTCCAACGCAATGTCTGCTGGGCCCGTCTGCATGCCAATGAGGCCCTGTTCGTTCATGCCTTGACTTTGGCTGTTATGCATCGTCCCGATTTCGAATATTTCACCTTGCCGGccatctatgaaattttccccCAATATTTCTTCAACAGTAAATTCATCTATGAAGCTGAGAAATTCGATTATGATGTCTGGAGCAAGTATATCATGTACGAAAAGGAATACAAGGATGTCATCTATGCTGACTATGCCAAGTATTTCAATCAATACTATAACTATGAATATTTCTATACCAAGGACTGGAAAGTATGGCAATGGTGGAAACTCATGGGCTTGGGCGATCATTGGTACTCTGAGGATCATTTCATTATGCGTGACAATATGCATGATCTGGCCAAGGATTCGAAATACTTCGAAATGATGAAGGAGGTCAAGAAATTCTGGATGCCTGTCGACTATAGCCGTGACCTATACTTCTTCAATAAGGAGTCGGAGTTGTCGTACTTCACCGAGGATGTTGAATTTAATGCCTACTGGTATTACTTTAACTTGGACTATTTCCCCTTCTTGAAGGGAGACCATTTCAATATGGCTAAGGATAGACGTGGAGAATATTTCTTCTTTAACTTGCGTGGTATACTTGCCCGTTATTACATGGAACGTTTATCTCATGGCTTTGGTGAGATACCAGAATTCTCCTTcttctctgaaattgaatatggcTATGATCCTCAATTGATCCATTACAATGGTGTTGGATTCTCTTATCGCAAGAACTATTTCGAATATGAGACTTATGGTAACTTCGATTATATGTACAAGgcctttgatttcttccaacgtATGGAGAATATCATTACCGAGGGTTATTATACCACCGCCGAGGGTCACAAGATCTATTTGCACGAGCCTAAAGCTGTGGAATACATTGGCAATATGATTCATGGTAACATTGATACTTATGACAAATACTTCTTCACTTTCTGGTACAGCTATGCCCATATGTACTTTGGTGAAGTTTATGAAGACTTTGATCAAATCATTCCCCATGTCTTCTTGAACTATGAGACCATGATGCGTGATCCTTTGTTCTATCAATTCTATAAAAAGGTGACCGATATATTCTTCCAATTCTACGAATATGTTGATTCTTACACCAAGAAGGACTTACTATTCCCTGGTGTGGAAATTGAAAAGGTTGTTGTCAGCGATTTGGTTACCTATTTCGATTTGGTTGATTTCGATGTCACCAATTTGTTGAATGACAAACCCGTCTTTGTTGATGGTGAATTCGTTTGGGATCAATCCTTGTTTGGTCGTCAAATGAGATTAAACCACAAAGACTTTGATATTGAATTCACCATTAAGTCGGACAAGGATCAAAAAGTGGTTGTCCGCACTTTCTATGGACCCAAATATGATGAATTCGGTCATATCATTCCATTGACAGAGAATCGTGAAAACTTCGTGGAAATCGATGAGTTCTTCTATGAACTTAAGTCGGGTGTGAATACCTTCAAACGTAGCTCCAAGGACTTCTACTACACTACAGATGATCGCTCCACCTACACCGAAATGTACAAATATGTGATGTTGGCCTATGAGGGTAAATATGATTATCCTTTGACCTACGACGAATCCTTCTGTGCCTATCCCAATCGTTTACTATTGCCTCGCGGCTGGAAGAAGGGTATGCCCATgcaattcttcttctttgtcTATCCCTTCAATGCCACTTACGAGCCTAGCCATGAATTCGATTTCACCTACCATTGTGGAAGCCAACGGGGAATGCATCATATCGATGATATGCCTTTCGGCTATCCTTTCGATCGTAAGATTGATGAATTCGAATTCTTTGTGCCCAATATGTTCTTCAAGGATGTTATGATCTACCACAAGGATACTTTCGAGAAATACTACGattacaaatatgagaaatttgGATCTTTCGATTATAGCTATTTCTATAAATactaa